One stretch of Candidatus Paceibacterota bacterium DNA includes these proteins:
- a CDS encoding DUF378 domain-containing protein: MKSKGLHTITYILLIIGGLNWGLEFLGWGIGSFLPSGLASLIYLLVGLSALYELFTHKNSCKHCEVKPMQSM, encoded by the coding sequence ATGAAAAGTAAAGGTTTACACACGATTACTTACATTCTCCTTATAATAGGAGGCCTAAACTGGGGACTAGAGTTCCTAGGATGGGGGATAGGTAGCTTCCTACCGTCAGGACTTGCAAGCCTCATATACTTGCTAGTCGGACTTTCAGCTCTATACGAGCTTTTCACTCACAAGAATTCCTGCAAACACTGTGAGGTAAAGCCTATGCAATCAATGTAG
- a CDS encoding HD domain-containing protein: MNKAKIDKFDIPEEVSRVTSALKKASFKAHLVGGCVRDLFMGKKPKDWDITTNATPEQVIALFSKTFYENSFGTVGVVDEEAKEETLKIIEITPYRLETTYSDKRHPDLVTFTDKIEDDLKRRDFTINAIAYDPENGEIVDPFGGVADLSRGTIKAVGEANDRFNEDALRILRAIRFHVELDFPIEPSTEKAILENSHLISKVSRERIRDEFVKIIMSKRPMDGLLILNKLRLLSYIVPELEKSIGVEQNKAHSYDVWTHLLKTLQHSADKEYPLHVRLAALFHDISKPECRRWNNETNQWTFYGHEVVGSRVTNKILESLKFSRETINRVTSLVRWHMFFSDTETITHSAVRRLIVSVGKENVWDLINVRLCDRIGTGRPKENPYRLRKYQAMIEEVMEDPISLSMLKVDGKKIMEITGIKPGPEIGHILYALFEEVVENPKLNNEDYLYKKTTELLKMSLKDLRVLGEKGKQIKDFKEEGRIKNIRGKHYVD, encoded by the coding sequence ATGAATAAGGCAAAAATAGACAAATTCGATATACCAGAAGAAGTTTCCCGTGTAACAAGTGCTTTAAAAAAAGCTTCTTTTAAAGCACACCTGGTAGGAGGATGTGTCAGAGATCTTTTTATGGGGAAAAAACCAAAAGACTGGGATATAACTACAAACGCAACCCCAGAACAAGTAATCGCCCTTTTTTCTAAAACATTCTACGAAAATAGTTTTGGCACAGTGGGAGTAGTAGACGAGGAAGCCAAAGAAGAAACATTAAAAATCATAGAAATTACTCCATATAGGCTCGAAACTACTTACTCAGACAAAAGACATCCAGATTTAGTCACTTTTACAGACAAAATAGAAGATGATCTGAAAAGAAGGGATTTTACTATAAACGCTATCGCTTATGATCCTGAAAATGGCGAAATCGTAGACCCTTTTGGAGGAGTGGCTGATCTTTCACGTGGAACAATAAAGGCTGTAGGTGAGGCAAATGACAGGTTTAACGAAGATGCTTTAAGAATACTGAGAGCTATTAGGTTTCATGTGGAACTAGACTTCCCTATTGAACCGTCCACAGAGAAGGCAATTTTAGAAAACTCCCATCTAATATCTAAAGTTTCCCGTGAAAGAATAAGGGATGAGTTTGTAAAGATAATTATGTCTAAAAGACCTATGGATGGTTTATTGATTTTAAACAAATTAAGGCTTCTAAGCTATATTGTGCCAGAACTAGAAAAATCTATAGGTGTAGAGCAAAATAAGGCCCATTCATATGATGTTTGGACTCATTTGCTTAAAACACTACAACATTCAGCTGACAAGGAGTACCCATTGCATGTGAGGTTAGCAGCTTTATTTCATGATATATCAAAGCCAGAATGCCGCAGGTGGAATAATGAAACAAATCAATGGACATTCTACGGCCACGAAGTAGTAGGTTCACGTGTAACAAATAAGATACTAGAAAGTCTAAAGTTTTCACGTGAAACTATTAATAGAGTCACGAGTCTAGTTAGATGGCACATGTTCTTCTCCGACACTGAAACAATCACTCATTCTGCAGTAAGAAGACTGATCGTAAGTGTAGGTAAAGAAAATGTTTGGGATTTAATAAACGTCAGACTTTGTGATCGAATCGGAACTGGGAGGCCGAAAGAGAATCCATACAGGTTAAGAAAATACCAAGCCATGATAGAAGAGGTAATGGAGGATCCAATATCTTTAAGCATGCTTAAAGTAGACGGTAAAAAAATCATGGAAATCACGGGTATAAAGCCAGGACCTGAAATAGGACACATCCTGTACGCTCTTTTTGAAGAAGTGGTAGAAAATCCAAAACTCAATAACGAAGATTACTTATACAAAAAGACAACGGAACTACTAAAAATGTCTCTTAAAGATCTACGGGTACTTGGTGAAAAAGGTAAGCAAATAAAGGATTTTAAGGAAGAAGGAAGAATCAAAAATATAAGAGGTAAGCACTATGTAGATTAA
- the xerA gene encoding site-specific tyrosine recombinase/integron integrase, protein MAQTLEQLKRQFLEYVEIEKGRSLKTVENYGHYLTVFLKQTKATKPNDISDTAVREFRLWLNRQPVRTYKIRETLSKKTQNYYLIALRSFLKYLARQGVASLPPERIELAKVAERSLDLISDGELSRLLVSPKGSDLKSLRDRAMLELLFSTGLRVSELCSLDRDIDLGKSEHSIRGKGGKVRVVFFSDMAKDVLKSYLAKRTDFDDAMFIQLSKNKNSKNKEGLRIDKRSVARIVKYYAVKAGISKKVTPHIIRHCFATDLLSNGADLRSVQALLGHAHIGTTQIYTHVTDKHLKEIHQKFHSKR, encoded by the coding sequence ATGGCTCAAACATTAGAACAATTAAAAAGGCAGTTTTTGGAATATGTGGAGATAGAAAAAGGCAGATCTCTAAAAACCGTTGAAAATTATGGCCATTATTTGACTGTTTTTTTGAAGCAGACTAAAGCGACCAAGCCAAATGATATTAGTGATACCGCAGTAAGGGAATTTAGGCTCTGGCTCAATCGTCAGCCGGTCCGTACCTACAAGATCAGGGAAACTCTGAGTAAAAAAACTCAGAACTATTACCTTATTGCTCTGCGTTCCTTCCTAAAATATTTGGCAAGGCAGGGGGTCGCAAGCTTGCCTCCGGAGAGGATTGAGCTTGCGAAAGTGGCCGAAAGATCACTCGACCTTATAAGCGACGGAGAGCTTTCCCGATTACTTGTATCCCCCAAAGGCAGTGATCTAAAAAGTTTGAGGGATAGGGCCATGCTAGAGCTTCTCTTTTCTACCGGCTTGCGTGTTTCCGAGCTCTGTTCTCTTGATAGAGATATTGATCTAGGTAAAAGCGAGCACTCCATTCGAGGCAAAGGAGGTAAAGTAAGAGTAGTCTTTTTCTCTGATATGGCTAAAGATGTTTTAAAAAGTTATCTGGCTAAACGTACTGATTTCGATGATGCTATGTTTATTCAACTTTCGAAAAATAAAAACTCCAAAAATAAAGAAGGTCTCAGAATTGATAAAAGATCGGTGGCTAGGATAGTAAAATATTATGCAGTGAAAGCTGGGATATCGAAGAAAGTCACTCCGCATATTATCCGTCATTGCTTTGCTACCGATCTTCTCTCAAACGGCGCCGACCTCCGCTCCGTGCAAGCTCTTCTGGGCCACGCTCATATTGGCACTACCCAGATATACACTCACGTTACTGACAAACACCTCAAAGAAATCCATCAAAAATTCCATAGTAAGAGATGA
- a CDS encoding exodeoxyribonuclease III produces MKIVSWNVNGIRAVHRKGLFAPFVDKYKPDIICLQETKAQEHQSEVDLPEYEEYWNSAEKAGYSGTAIFTKEKPLKVLYGLPEDLVKKYKLTEDGYGDPNKEGRILTLEFGSQQIGGFYVICVYTPNSKGDLTRLPLRHKQWDPAFLEYVSSLKKKKNVVFCGDLNVAHTEDDLANPKENEGEHGFTVEEREGLNNVINSGFVDTFRHFTKGKGHYTWWTPWRQSRERNIGWRIDYFFVNKEFLPKIKTSAILADVLGSDHCPVMIELH; encoded by the coding sequence ATGAAAATTGTTTCCTGGAATGTGAATGGTATAAGGGCAGTGCATAGGAAGGGGCTTTTTGCTCCTTTTGTGGATAAATATAAGCCGGATATTATCTGCTTGCAGGAAACCAAAGCTCAAGAGCATCAAAGTGAGGTTGATCTGCCTGAATATGAAGAATATTGGAATTCAGCCGAAAAGGCTGGCTATAGTGGCACTGCCATCTTTACCAAAGAAAAGCCTCTAAAAGTGCTTTACGGTTTACCAGAAGATTTGGTCAAAAAATATAAGCTAACGGAGGATGGTTATGGCGACCCAAACAAAGAAGGTAGGATTTTGACTTTAGAATTTGGTAGTCAGCAGATTGGCGGATTCTATGTTATTTGCGTGTACACTCCGAATTCCAAGGGTGATCTAACTCGCCTCCCCCTTCGTCACAAACAGTGGGACCCGGCTTTTCTCGAGTACGTTTCTAGCCTAAAGAAGAAAAAGAATGTTGTTTTCTGCGGCGACTTAAATGTAGCCCACACTGAAGATGACCTTGCAAACCCTAAAGAAAATGAAGGCGAGCATGGATTTACTGTAGAAGAAAGAGAGGGGCTAAATAATGTGATAAATTCAGGTTTTGTAGATACTTTTCGACATTTTACTAAGGGCAAAGGGCATTATACTTGGTGGACTCCCTGGAGGCAGTCTAGAGAGAGGAATATTGGTTGGAGGATCGATTATTTCTTTGTAAATAAAGAGTTCTTGCCTAAAATCAAAACATCGGCCATTCTTGCCGATGTTTTGGGTTCAGACCACTGTCCTGTGATGATCGAACTACATTGA